Genomic DNA from Porites lutea chromosome 4, jaPorLute2.1, whole genome shotgun sequence:
TCCCAAGAGGGCTTACAGAcacattttatggctgtgaaaaagtcgacaAATTATAACGTAttggttttgttatttatttatactagCAGTTAAAAGGAATGCAAAGTTCTCAACTAGgtttgtgaaaggggtaccatttgtcaatgaaGGTATACCGGGTACCTTTTTCTGTCagaaatggtatataaaaggaaaaatgccCGCCCCCCACGAAAAACACTTTGTTGACCGTTCTTCAAAAAATGTACGGGGGCAATTTCAAGAAACTCAGAAATAAGACCTTAAAAGTTATAAAACTAGAACCTTACAAGAGATTCGCGGTCTGATAGAAAGCCAGTGGAGCCCTTGCAATTATAGAAACATCTCACCGCTGCGTAAATTTGTGTCTAATTGCATCTAAAAACTGTTACATGGCATATTTGGACCCACTTTCCCGCGCAACTTCGAAATTAAATAAGTAGACATATCTCCAAAACCACCCCAtggtgcaattcgacacaacgcTGGCCAGTCTTGTCTCACGCGCGAACTTGAAATGGTTGATACCAACACAGCAACAACAGGGCAATTGCACGACGAGGTCATTTTATTACTAAGActagaatccttcagggttgtGCTTTAAACGATTAAACCACAATTTACATCATAACAGTTAACGAAAAGGTCAACGTTTTTCCATAAACACCTCTGAAAATTACACTACCATTTAATAACAACGAGGACTCTTGGAACCGGAGGGCGAGACAACACCTGAAACTTTGCTAGGTGTTTACGTAAGTAAAACCAGTTCAAACAGGGAACAATTAATGCTAACAAATTCTTAAAATATATCTTCACCTTGCTCACCGTCCGAGATCCACCCGCATAGCTCTCCACGAAAAGCCGATATAAAAGGCAGGGGATTCTTTGTCAATATAACCAGTGGGTAGTTGTTGAATGAAGCACCCACGTATTAATCGACATCATAGATCATTATTGCCCCAAGTGagaggtaagtgttaatgttagcttaggggagaggtaggtgggcagtttggTAGATAATTCACATTGTATTGTATCTGTCGTGGCTACTATGAGCAGGAATCATGGGTAATAGAGACAATCCCATGCAGTaaacaatcggcgacaaaaagACGACACTTCAGATGACAAAAGAGTCCACACCCCTCTCACCCCCTACCCCCCCTCCCTCCAGTCAAAGATGGGGTGTTTATCGTTTCTTTCCTACGGCTAGCTCTAACAGCGGCACAATATTGCATGGCGGGAATGGGAGAGGGAGAGCTTCATTTTCCTCTTTGAAAGTCGGCAAAACGTTAGAAAGGTTCCTAATAAAAGGCGGAGTGTCTTAACTTTTGTCGCCAATTGAAGCTCAATTCATTTAAACTTAAGACGAAGAAACCGCTTTAACAGAGTCGCTACTGGGATCAGTTTTCAAAACGgtctctttcttttgttccgatTGGGCGGTCACAGGCGCTTGCTTCACAGTCCCCGTTTCTGCCACTGAAACCAACTGTGTAGCACTCCTTACTGTAGAGCTCGTAGGGACAGTGGTATTAACAGAACCACTAGTCGCTCTTATCGCCCCTCCTACTGTTGACCCAAGTGGTGATGGTACCACTTTGGTTGCTGAAACTGTCGTGGTGGACAAAACATAAGTAGGTTGTGCCGTTTTACGTGCACCTTGTGCATACGCCACAGGATTACCAACCGCTTTAGCGGTTACAGTTGTTGTTCCATGCTGACTACTGGCAACGAGAACAGGAGAAGATATTACCTTGCCTGACTGATTGGTTCCTGTTCTGGCGACCGTAACCGCAGTTTGAAGACTCGCTAATGAGCCAGACGCAAGGTTCGTAACCCTGTTTGCCGTGGGTCTCTGTACGGAGGTGACCATTTGGCTCGGAACGGTAGCCGCCCGAGTGCTCTGCACGAGAGTGACTCGACCACCGGACTGTGACACTGTGGTGTTACCAGGCAGTTTTCCAGCTAATGCAGCAAGGCTTACAGGCAGCGAGGTGACAATGCTGCCAGGGACACTGGCGCCTTTGTGAGTGACCTGCACCTGCGAGCCACTGGAGGACGGTCGGACAGGATGGCTAAGAACGACTTGAGCGGATTGACCACCAGTCATTGCAGTGTTGGTTCCAGTCGGTACAGCAGTCTGCAAAGCCGAACCACTGACAAGCTTGTAAGATCCCTTTAGACCAGCTGACGATAGCGCCTGAGAAACCATCAGCTTATTACCGTCCTTGGTTAGAACACTGATGGTTGACGGCTGTGTTGCTTCGCCCGCCACTCGAGTAAATGTTTGTCGGCCGGAAGTCAGGACAGCCGATGACGCAGGAAATTTCCCAAAGGAGGAAGATGTAGTTAGAGAAGCAGCAGCAGCAGACGCTGGAACGATACTAGACGCAAAGGACGGTGCCTGCGTTGTTACAGCAGTACCTTTGAGGCTCATTACAGAAGTAAAGGACGAACTAGCGGATTGGGATAGAGGTGTTTGCCTAACTGGCGCCGATACGATGGTCCTCACGGGTATCTGAGCACCGGAGGGCACAACAGCCCCTTGTGCTGACAAAGAGGCACTGACACCACTCAGGGACACAGGGGCGTGTCGCTGACTCTGAGGTTTAATTATGTATTGCACAGTCTGCCCACCCGCGGTATTTGACGACAAAACGGAGGGAGAGCTCCCACGCGGGATGGTGATCAGGGTCTGTGTGACCCTGGCTCCAGGGTCCGAACTCTTCGGGGTTAGCGAAATAAAGGTCTGTCCTCGGCCAGCGGACGCAAGCGCGGCGGCAGAGGCACCTTGTAGGGGTACCTGACGTGCCACAGTAGCACCATGAAGCGGAAAACCAGGCAGGGTCCTCGGATGCACGGGAATTCCTTGAGGTACACTGCTGACAACACTTGCAGGTGCAGCTCCAGTCACGTGAATTATGCCCGGAGGCGGGTTTGCCGTTTTTGTCTTCGACTTGGACGTCCTTGGTCTTTTGGCAGGACTAGGCTGGCTAAGCGCAAGCCCTCCCCGACTTAACGCCCCCATAGTGTTGCCGAGCGGAAGTTTCAACATCGTTTTGCCCTGTTCTTGAACCGAGCTCTTTTGAGGAGTCGACTTCTTCGCCGATGGCTGTGACGTCAGCGTATGCTTACCCACAGAGCGCTCCATTTCCGAGCTCAAATCGCGAGACACGGAccgctttcttttctttttgcgtACGTCGGCTTCATCCACATCCGAGGAATCGTTTCTGTTGTGTACACTGCTGCTGTTCATGCAGGTTAACACATTCCCtaaaaagtcaccaatttcatcctaaagacaaaaaaagcaGACAAAATAACTCAATGGTCTGTTAAACAAACGAAGACAAATCTTCTCTACACCAAAAACGAAACATATTCATACCATGATCAACCGATCGACCATACTCTGAGTCAGGCCTTCTTGTTTCTTCTTAGCACGCGTCAAACGTAGCTAAAATGTAAAAGAATGAGATCCATTTAATCTCCAATCCTTGAACAGCTAACTATACCTATTTATCCTGTACCAGGAATTAACATTGTCAAGAGCAATAAAGGAAAATATGTTTATCTGTCAACATTGTTAAGTACTATACTAATACGCACATAATAACTGACGACACTGTTCATGCGTCTATTGGTGAACCGGCGTTCTGCGGGGAGGCCCCTTTAGGTCACAGGGCTCTCTACACATTAcctcagttttgttttcctcgCAGAGCACTTAGTTGCCGATCTATGGTTCGTTTTTTCTGTGCATCTTTGCGGATTCCTCTTGCCCTACCTGCCCATCCCCCAAGGTTGGTCTGTTCGTGCAGGTGAGTATCCGATCAGGATCAGTCCAATtcatcaaatgttggcaatcTCTTCTGAAGTTGAAATTTCtgaaagactgtatcgaagtgcaggaaaggagaaagaaagtcgttgtgtttacgttctccacaaaacgtgaaatcgGATTCGGCATTTTCGCGTCGTAGTCGTGCGGTGACGGcaaaaaatgtacaataaagcgtgacgcacgtgcaggttgttgttgttttgccaatctaaacctattcctttttttgccgttctcgttgacgtcgccgtcgtcgttgcttaagcttcctagtGGCTGCAACAGGGGTGGTTCCCGCTTGCAGGGTTGCTATGGATACCTCTCTGCATTGTGATGCCTGGGTTACTGTACGTAGGCCCCACTCCGCTAACTTTAAATCATTATaagtttctgagaaactgcccacctacccctccccaaagtCAATATTCTCCcttagtgagaagtaagtgttagtgttcgcttaggggaggggtaggtataATGATCCCTAACTTTTAAGGCACCGGTTCCCAAGGTCATTGATTGGCAATGACTTTAATTTTAATACAGGAACTTTCGAAGAACAAGCCGGAAGAAAGATTCATCCAGAACTGACCTGTTCATCGGCTCCACCCACCACCAACAAACTAGTGTCCGTCTTCATCTTCTCACGCATCTCCTGCATGGAAGAAAAGAACACAGATAAAGAAGGTCAACTAAACTACTTTTACAGTCAAGGAGATGTGTGCAGAAACAGTagtgaagaaaagaaacagaaacagtTCACTGAAGTGGACTTCAGTTGAGGGTGAAAAAGTCAAAGCTGAATCTCTGCGGAGGCCTAAGATGTAAGCTCCACCACAGCAAAATATGTTGGCTTCACATGTTGGCTTCACACTAATGTTTGTAAGCATAATTTAAGTACTCTTGGGATCTACTTTGAGTATGAAGGGGTTAAATTGTACATACTTGAACTTGACTTGAGAACTGGTTTAAAACATTgggagtttaaaaaaatatagactgttcacagtcccctattttttcgtgagatcgtcgagataaAGCGCGTCTTTACCGTTAATGATGGCTATTTGATTTTCAACTGTATATGAACCGAAGTAGTGCTGACACTCATAAAAGATGGCAACCCGTAACGCAAAGCACCCGCTCTCGACGATCTTATGGGAAAAtggaggactgtgaacagtgcagtctaaaaataaataaggggCTAGCTATAGGGTTTACAAGTAGCTGTACCTCAACTTCCTCCTGAGAGGTCAGGGTTGAGTGTGAGCCGATGACAAACAAGGTTGGAGTTTTCAGCTCTAAAAGAGGATCTTCCACTCCCTGTCAAAAATGAACAACGTTAATTTGGtcaatttccgttttttttttctagtacaAAGCAAGCAGACAGTAAGGAGTTTAAGACGCCACGACAGCAACGGTGGTGAAAACTGAGCGTTTTTTGAACCTTGGTGTGATTATCCCAACACGCTTTATTTGCCTAATGTAAGCGAGctctcctggagttgaagtcttgagaaaaatatccaagttcaaaaagagaacGAGAAAATCGCCTTTGTTTGTTCACGATCTCAAtacaacgtgaaattaggcttgcctagtccctgttcggcgttttcccagtccctctcggtcaattcgtttcggtgacgtatccgaggcgaacgggcaTTTTCGCACATTTTCgcatggaccacgtgacccgaaacgctttggccgcgaggaaaaatgaggcctagggactaggcaaaaattaggcattttcacgtcgtagtcacgcagtgacggcaacgaaatgtacaaataagcgtGCCGTAATGCACGTGCAGTTGTTATATTGCTGATCTCGTAAGGCTATTCACCATACCAGATAGATTCCTTACcgccacgaaaatcatacccCATAGGGTTTCTGTTCACTCGTAAGAACGTTCGTGGCGGCccgatttctgtgacggagcgaagTTGCCGGCACCGATCTCAAAAGTGGAGCATCACATATCGGAGAGGTTTTGTGCCACACTTTGGCGCAGTGTGAACACTATTCGGCCCGTCGCAGAAATAAAtaagtaggagcgaggactggaaccctCTGAGACAAAAGTAAATATTCTGGAATGAGGACTGGAGTTCAGTGCACCGAACCCTCTCGGCAAACCGCGCCGACGCGATGTTTCAATGTGTGGGAACGACTTGTGCCGCCCCGGACCAATACTGTTCATACTATAATGTGAGCATAGCcttaacctattgcttttttgacgttgtcgttgttgttgtcgtcgtgACATCTTGAACTCCCTTAAGAGAGTAAACAGTAAACAACTAACCACTCTGACTCCACTAAGACCAGTGATAGGAAATCCAAGACAGACAACAGCACAGACAGACTCCATCAGTGCAACCTGTATGGATTTGATGAGATCGAATTAAGCAAAGTTGAATAAAAACACCCTTCCTTCATAACAGAAGTACACAGAGCTGAAACTCTACTTACGGACACTTCTATATTACGGACAATCAAATCACTTGGTCTCAGAGATGTGAACTTCATACAATTCTTACATCATTTGATGAGATCGAATTAAGCAAAGTTGAATAAAAACACCCTTCATTCATGACAGAAGCACACAGAGCTGAaactctccttacggacacttTTATATTACGCACAATCAAATCAGTTGGTCTCAGAGATGTGAACTTCATACAATTCTTACATCATTACTATGGAGACCCCTACCGTAAGGACACTTAAATTTGTCCTTTGGGTACCACTATCAATGCGGTGTCACTGCATTAGTTTGAAAGGAAAAAGGAGGCATGCCCAAGGGGTCAAAATACTAGATGTGCAAGCAACAGGTCCCAAATAAAGTCAAACTCTGACTGCTAAGGGCATCGCGCGCCTTTTTTCAGTACAATATCtgtttgaagaagaaataaatatcaTTGCCTAGAACTTTTGGGGCTCTTAAGGGATCAGTTGTGTTTTGTCAAGCACAAGAGACAACCCTACAATAACCTTTGTTCTACAATTTTTGTTTGGTTCTCTCCTGttctccgagaggtttttctccgggtactccggttttcccttctcgtcaaaaaccaacacttgcAAATTCCAAATCGATCTGGAACGGACAGACACGTTTAAAcaagttcttaagaactcctaaATGCTTCGAcgataaacaaattaaattttgtaatgtttttacTCTAATTCCACCAGGGATACAAGGGTTTTCATAGATTCTGAACCAAGCTATACATGCACATGCATCACTGACAAAGAGTTTACCTGGCAAGATACCAAAGCACCAACCGACCAGCCGAGCAAAATAATGGGACGATTGGGAAAATGACttcttaactgaaaaaaaaaaggcaggaatgaaaaaagataatgCACAGTTCAATTTGACCTGTTACCACCCCCCAGGGTAACCCCCCGGAAAAGTCCAACCCTTTGGGCTAAGGGGTGGGGAACTGTTTGGAGCAGTCCTGTACTGGGGGTAGGACAGGACACTGTCATACATGCATTACCCTTCTCTCAATAAACTATAGAAAGCGCTTACAAAAGTTCTGAAAAAGTCTCGTTTTGCTATTGTATGGAAATTACTACACTGTTCTCAAAAAGATGTACCCCACAAAAAACGTATATGAGGTCGATCTGGAGCTCCGGGGTAGGGAAATGTCTCCTTGTGCATTCCTGGAGGAGGGGAATTAACCAccaggagagaaaaaaaaattggaactCCCTAGGGGTATacgcagggggggggggggtatggtattaggtcaaattgaaccatgcataaTTTTGATATACAATTCCAGTTTTGAGACAACGTTTTGAGTTCCGCTTCATTCTAATtacaacagaaaagaaaagcacAGTGAGAGCATTTCAGGGTTTCCTCCACTGAAAACTGCTATGTGCACAGGGCACCCAAATGCTGTATTAGCTATCTCATAAGCAGTTCCTGAGTCTGGTTTACACCGCTGGTTTCAAATGTTCAATCTTGTCCGATACACGACAGTCACGTCTCAGGTTTCCATTACTATTAACTATCTTTGGGAGACAATCTTGAGTCTCAATTGAATGGTCAAGAGAAGGGAACAGAGTACTCATTTGTCGCTTCTCTTCTTTTCTAAGAAGAGTTTCAGAAACTTGAAATGTAACTGTCGCATCCTATGCACGGTGCACCAGACGAAAGACAATTGGAACCAGCATGGCAAACCGTCTTTGATCTGATTGGAATCCCTTCCCAAAACGACTCACATACAGACTCATAAACACAGGTAA
This window encodes:
- the LOC140933266 gene encoding uncharacterized protein, which encodes MSSISHFNERGIKRDLQYLADIILLDHSYAKPWSAHPDASKVRPVKTLFLPREDVEKLSVTQPRVEDDIDVCEPAASSCNASIMYDTAKAKAVMAECEKYVSTVSSKKTPDTWEEQISRNGWGSKQNVLFDKVIKVLSNLRLSRLTYEGLPNEPVMRRITTDKATKRMRQILSDSEWDTNLMKWLHSTLLDGLSIPLLACYLDVLQTLRAKIPTLVDRMLIQPSSQRRGLAASSEALSLLLKRPWDPAHGLVTQHKQRKLPGTPLLLIVPSGPTTSVSAGTSSKRTRFWHNQLSVLGKVVPVTMHTSNGGSGVSINQCLDHIIGAVRIKVLELRSHFPNRPIILLGWSVGALVSCQVALMESVCAVVCLGFPITGLSGVRVGVEDPLLELKTPTLFVIGSHSTLTSQEEVEEMREKMKTDTSLLVVGGADEQLRLTRAKKKQEGLTQSMVDRLIMDEIGDFLGNVLTCMNSSSVHNRNDSSDVDEADVRKKKRKRSVSRDLSSEMERSVGKHTLTSQPSAKKSTPQKSSVQEQGKTMLKLPLGNTMGALSRGGLALSQPSPAKRPRTSKSKTKTANPPPGIIHVTGAAPASVVSSVPQGIPVHPRTLPGFPLHGATVARQVPLQGASAAALASAGRGQTFISLTPKSSDPGARVTQTLITIPRGSSPSVLSSNTAGGQTVQYIIKPQSQRHAPVSLSGVSASLSAQGAVVPSGAQIPVRTIVSAPVRQTPLSQSASSSFTSVMSLKGTAVTTQAPSFASSIVPASAAAASLTTSSSFGKFPASSAVLTSGRQTFTRVAGEATQPSTISVLTKDGNKLMVSQALSSAGLKGSYKLVSGSALQTAVPTGTNTAMTGGQSAQVVLSHPVRPSSSGSQVQVTHKGASVPGSIVTSLPVSLAALAGKLPGNTTVSQSGGRVTLVQSTRAATVPSQMVTSVQRPTANRVTNLASGSLASLQTAVTVARTGTNQSGKVISSPVLVASSQHGTTTVTAKAVGNPVAYAQGARKTAQPTYVLSTTTVSATKVVPSPLGSTVGGAIRATSGSVNTTVPTSSTVRSATQLVSVAETGTVKQAPVTAQSEQKKETVLKTDPSSDSVKAVSSS